A genomic stretch from Methanomassiliicoccales archaeon includes:
- a CDS encoding FKBP-type peptidyl-prolyl cis-trans isomerase, producing the protein MSTEKANESVKVSKGDIIRLEFDGWIVESGELFDTTNAEKAKEAGIFNENLTYAPIPILLGSGRIFEGLEEAILDAEVGVEKEVVIPPEKAAGQRDPKLVEIHPIREFLKQNIEPKVGMEVSMKNRVGTIISVTTGRVRIDFNKRLAGKTLKYKFKVVSKIENPEEKVKAILEMDYGTSDGFKVSLEDKKAIIFLPDICKYDQKWLISKYRIVSDLRDALGLNIVQFIEEYVKKEEESKVEEKKDEEKKNESVENPEKSETSQ; encoded by the coding sequence ATGTCGACAGAGAAAGCAAACGAAAGTGTCAAGGTATCAAAAGGTGACATCATCAGGCTTGAATTCGACGGCTGGATTGTGGAGAGCGGCGAGCTTTTCGACACAACGAATGCGGAAAAAGCCAAGGAGGCCGGGATTTTCAATGAGAATCTCACTTACGCTCCGATTCCAATCCTGCTTGGAAGCGGCAGAATATTTGAGGGGCTCGAAGAGGCCATCCTTGACGCGGAAGTCGGTGTTGAAAAGGAGGTCGTTATTCCTCCAGAGAAAGCTGCGGGACAAAGAGATCCAAAGCTCGTGGAAATACATCCAATAAGAGAATTCTTGAAACAGAATATCGAACCGAAGGTCGGTATGGAAGTTAGCATGAAGAATCGCGTTGGAACGATCATCTCAGTTACAACTGGTAGAGTCAGGATTGATTTCAATAAAAGGCTCGCTGGCAAGACGCTAAAGTATAAATTTAAGGTCGTTTCGAAAATCGAAAATCCTGAAGAAAAAGTTAAAGCAATTCTCGAGATGGATTATGGCACGAGCGATGGGTTCAAAGTTTCGCTTGAAGATAAGAAGGCAATCATTTTCCTTCCAGATATCTGCAAGTATGATCAGAAATGGCTTATTTCAAAGTACAGGATTGTCTCTGATCTCAGGGACGCTCTGGGCCTCAATATAGTGCAATTCATCGAAGAATATGTGAAGAAAGAGGAGGAATCGAAAGTCGAGGAAAAAAAGGATGAGGAAAAGAAAAATGAGTCTGTCGAAAATCCCGAAAAATCCGAGACCTCTCAATAA
- a CDS encoding M42 family metallopeptidase has protein sequence MMDKESLKFFEELCNSPGPAGFERETTLLMKSYVQKWADAVYTDRMGSLVFEKKGNSETPTILIPGHIDEIGFIITSITDQGFLTFHQLGGWFDQGLLGQRVTVMTRKGKLKGVIAIKPPHLMDEEEKKKVITKDKMFIDIGCSNKDEAEEMGVRIGDAVVPDSTFFTIKKRAFKEGKFIGIKTLAFGKGFDDRVGAFIAAQVVRTLKEKEIDHPNRVVGAATVQEEVGLRGARTVANLVKPDVAIVIDVEISGDVPGVEPKQAQAKLGEGIAITTYDASMIPNQPLKELAISICEKNRIPYQLTTIAMGGTDAGAVHISNIGCPSIVVGPPTRHIHSHVGILDLGDVDHCVKFVVEMVKVLDKSKVDSLTLI, from the coding sequence ATTATGGATAAAGAATCTCTGAAATTTTTTGAAGAACTCTGTAACAGTCCAGGTCCAGCGGGGTTCGAAAGGGAAACAACGCTATTGATGAAAAGTTACGTTCAGAAATGGGCGGACGCCGTGTATACTGATAGGATGGGAAGTCTCGTTTTCGAAAAAAAGGGTAATTCAGAGACCCCTACAATTCTAATACCAGGGCATATCGATGAAATCGGATTCATTATCACAAGCATTACGGATCAGGGCTTTTTAACATTTCATCAGCTCGGCGGATGGTTCGACCAAGGTCTTCTTGGTCAGAGAGTTACCGTGATGACAAGAAAGGGGAAGCTGAAAGGGGTCATTGCAATTAAACCTCCGCATCTTATGGATGAGGAAGAAAAAAAGAAGGTTATAACAAAGGATAAAATGTTCATCGATATTGGATGTTCGAATAAGGATGAAGCTGAAGAGATGGGTGTCCGGATCGGTGACGCCGTCGTTCCAGACTCGACATTTTTCACGATAAAGAAGAGGGCTTTCAAAGAAGGAAAATTCATCGGGATAAAGACGCTGGCATTTGGAAAAGGATTTGACGATCGGGTCGGAGCGTTTATTGCTGCTCAGGTTGTAAGAACATTAAAAGAAAAGGAAATCGATCATCCAAATAGGGTTGTCGGTGCTGCGACGGTTCAGGAAGAAGTCGGCTTAAGGGGTGCAAGGACCGTTGCAAACCTCGTAAAACCTGATGTCGCGATTGTCATCGATGTGGAAATCTCCGGTGATGTTCCTGGTGTGGAGCCAAAGCAAGCGCAAGCAAAATTGGGAGAAGGCATCGCGATCACGACGTACGATGCATCGATGATTCCTAATCAGCCTCTCAAGGAATTGGCAATCAGCATCTGTGAGAAGAACCGCATACCTTATCAACTGACAACGATAGCAATGGGTGGTACAGACGCAGGCGCGGTGCACATCAGCAATATCGGTTGTCCAAGCATCGTTGTTGGACCGCCAACACGTCACATTCATTCACATGTTGGTATCCTCGATCTAGGGGATGTTGATCACTGCGTAAAGTTCGTCGTTGAGATGGTCAAGGTTCTCGACAAATCGAAGGTGGATTCGCTGACGCTTATCTAA